From Pseudomonas sp. G.S.17, the proteins below share one genomic window:
- a CDS encoding SDR family oxidoreductase, with the protein MTDNSLPKIALVTGAGSGIGRAVALGLLADGYKVVVTGRRLEPLEELVALAAEQGGEALAVSSDVRDPASVDALFATIEEVYGRLDVVFNNAGVNAPAVPMDELPVEKWLNVIDTNVTGVFLCSRGAFGLMRKQSPQGGRIINNGSISAHTPRPFTGPYTASKHAVLGLTKSLALDGREFNIACSQIDIGNALTELSVRMTKGVRQANGETAVEPMIDVKHIADAVRYIANLPLSANVLNMTVMATNMPFVGRG; encoded by the coding sequence ATGACTGACAATTCCCTCCCGAAAATCGCCTTGGTCACCGGCGCTGGCAGCGGCATCGGCCGTGCAGTTGCGCTCGGTCTGCTGGCTGATGGCTACAAAGTCGTGGTCACCGGACGACGCCTGGAACCGCTTGAGGAATTGGTGGCACTGGCCGCCGAGCAAGGCGGCGAAGCGTTGGCGGTATCCTCTGATGTGCGCGATCCAGCCAGCGTCGATGCCCTGTTCGCCACCATCGAAGAAGTTTATGGCCGGCTCGATGTGGTCTTCAACAATGCCGGCGTCAACGCCCCAGCCGTGCCGATGGACGAGTTGCCGGTGGAGAAGTGGCTCAACGTGATCGACACCAACGTCACCGGGGTTTTCCTGTGCAGCCGTGGCGCTTTCGGCCTGATGCGCAAACAGTCGCCCCAGGGCGGACGCATCATCAATAACGGTTCGATTTCCGCCCACACCCCGCGCCCATTCACCGGGCCTTACACCGCCAGCAAGCACGCGGTTCTGGGACTGACCAAGAGCCTTGCCCTGGACGGCCGCGAATTCAATATCGCCTGCAGCCAGATCGACATCGGCAACGCGCTGACCGAGCTGTCCGTGCGTATGACCAAAGGCGTGCGCCAGGCCAATGGCGAGACCGCCGTGGAGCCGATGATCGACGTCAAGCACATTGCCGATGCCGTGCGTTACATCGCCAATCTGCCGCTTTCCGCCAACGTGCTGAACATGACGGTCATGGCCACCAACATGCCTTTCGTCGGCCGTGGCTGA
- a CDS encoding fumarylacetoacetate hydrolase family protein — MTMIDYVFEPGLIRSLPVADSTARFPVARVFCLGRNYHWGDSLNAPREMPAFFMKPATSVIDAVGELEFPPLTEQFCHEIELVVAIGTGGFNIDEAHALDHVWGYAAGLDLTRRDLQMAAKAVGQPWEAAKAFDGSAPISPIQPASILGHPSQGALWLSVNGVERQRSDLESQIWSVGEIVSRLSQSIRLIPGDLIMTGTPPGVDVLQSGDVISAGIAGIGTFEVRIGGRRAA; from the coding sequence ATAACCATGATTGACTACGTGTTCGAACCTGGCCTGATCCGCAGTTTGCCCGTGGCGGACAGCACCGCGCGCTTTCCGGTCGCGCGCGTGTTTTGCCTGGGTCGCAACTATCACTGGGGCGACTCGCTAAATGCCCCGCGAGAAATGCCTGCGTTTTTCATGAAGCCCGCCACCTCGGTGATCGATGCCGTGGGCGAACTGGAGTTTCCACCGTTGACCGAGCAGTTCTGCCACGAAATCGAACTGGTGGTTGCCATCGGCACGGGCGGTTTCAACATCGATGAAGCGCATGCGCTGGACCACGTCTGGGGCTACGCGGCCGGTCTGGACCTAACCCGCCGCGATTTGCAGATGGCGGCCAAAGCGGTGGGCCAACCCTGGGAAGCGGCCAAGGCGTTCGACGGCTCGGCGCCTATCAGCCCCATTCAGCCCGCCAGCATTCTCGGGCATCCCAGTCAGGGCGCGCTGTGGCTGAGCGTCAACGGCGTCGAGCGCCAGCGCTCGGACCTTGAAAGCCAGATCTGGTCGGTTGGCGAGATCGTCAGCCGCCTGTCGCAGTCGATCCGGCTGATCCCCGGCGACCTGATCATGACCGGCACCCCGCCCGGCGTCGATGTCCTGCAATCCGGTGATGTGATCAGTGCGGGCATCGCGGGCATCGGCACATTCGAAGTACGTATTGGCGGCCGTCGCGCTGCCTGA
- a CDS encoding helix-turn-helix transcriptional regulator: protein MQQRSERADFYIRDKHARSAETGPHRHEYFQIQINLGGDTVQHIGGVIRPFPRHALAFILPHKLHLIPHPDAGNFLLINFAQTFLLPQLQCDPLDLEDVPIALAPELSPFRFQESLDFILDEADFGEIETLLIRMRRLDQQRQFGTREILKGCLLQLIGTVCERFAEQIKILADDNAAERSRRDALARMSEYVRKNLSDPDLSLKKAASAAFLSPNYLTHWLRKEVGKTFSELVLERRMHLARTLLLTGTKPVGEVARLCGFADEAYFSRRFRNAHGMPPGQFRKQRDL, encoded by the coding sequence ATGCAGCAACGCAGCGAGCGGGCCGATTTCTACATCCGTGACAAGCATGCCCGTAGTGCCGAAACCGGGCCGCATCGGCATGAGTATTTTCAGATTCAGATCAATCTCGGCGGTGACACCGTGCAGCATATTGGCGGCGTCATCCGGCCATTCCCGCGCCACGCCCTGGCGTTTATCCTGCCGCACAAACTGCACCTGATCCCGCATCCGGACGCTGGCAATTTTCTGCTGATCAACTTTGCCCAGACCTTCCTGCTGCCGCAATTGCAGTGCGATCCGCTGGATCTGGAAGACGTGCCAATCGCGCTGGCGCCGGAGTTGTCGCCGTTTCGCTTTCAGGAAAGCCTGGATTTCATTCTCGATGAAGCCGACTTCGGTGAGATCGAGACCTTGCTGATTCGCATGCGCAGGCTGGATCAGCAGCGCCAGTTCGGTACGCGCGAAATCCTCAAAGGTTGTCTGTTGCAGCTGATCGGCACGGTCTGCGAGCGGTTTGCCGAGCAGATCAAAATCCTTGCCGACGACAATGCCGCCGAACGTAGTCGTCGCGATGCCCTGGCGCGGATGTCGGAGTACGTGCGCAAGAACCTCAGCGATCCGGACCTGAGCCTGAAAAAGGCCGCCTCTGCCGCGTTTCTTTCGCCCAACTACCTGACGCACTGGCTGCGCAAGGAAGTGGGCAAAACCTTCAGCGAACTGGTGCTGGAACGCCGCATGCACCTGGCCCGCACGCTATTGCTCACCGGTACCAAACCCGTGGGAGAAGTCGCCAGACTTTGCGGTTTCGCCGACGAAGCCTACTTCTCCCGCCGCTTCCGCAACGCCCACGGCATGCCGCCCGGACAGTTTCGCAAGCAGCGGGATTTGTAA
- a CDS encoding FdhF/YdeP family oxidoreductase — MLIHPKAHYRPYTSAAGGWGSAKSVMQILWREQALAKGSLALFKQNKPGGFACVSCAWAKPGKPHHLEFCENGAKATAWELTSLKTSPAFFARHSVTELLQWPDYDLEQHGRLTHPLRYDPQTDHYRETSWEEAYREIGAQLRAIEPDSVAFYASGRASLEASFMYQLFARAYGTNNLPDSSNMCHESTSVGLQESIGVPVGTVTLDDFEHTDCIFFFGQNVGSNSPRMLHPLQEARKRNVPIITFNPIRERGLERFVNPQSPKEMLGPDSTVVSTQYHQVAIGGDLAAVTGIAKALFEMDMAALVKGEPAIIDLAFIAEHTQGFASFVAMARACAWETLEQRSGLSRSAMEAAATVYARSERVMIIYGMGMTQHRHGVENVQMLVNLLLLRGNIGKPGAGICPVRGHSNVQGQRTVGITEDPAKVPVDKIEASFGFHVPSKKGRATVETCEGILDGSMQGFIGLGGNFLRAIPDTSRMEPAWKNLQVSVQIATKLNRTHLVTAKNTWLLPCLGRIEIDRQNGREQSYSTEDSTGYIHGWKGQSEPVSEHLRAEVAIIAGLAEITLSGIERIDWDAWRSDYSKIREAIGQVYPEIFHDMETRMWQPGGFHRPLPAAHRQWRTESERAQFITPTMLSEDDDVELAPERREVLQLMTIRSNDQFNTTIYGYDDRFRGVSGTRTVIFMNRNDIVRLGFAPGGWVLLTTAVEPETKRQVGPMQIIAYDIPEGCSAAYYPECNPLVPLWHYAERSKVPAAKSIPITLSHAVPGPREQQQAVPEADQVV; from the coding sequence ATGCTCATCCACCCCAAAGCGCATTACCGACCTTACACCTCTGCTGCAGGTGGCTGGGGTTCGGCCAAGTCTGTGATGCAGATTCTCTGGCGCGAACAAGCGCTGGCCAAAGGTTCTCTTGCACTGTTCAAGCAAAACAAACCCGGCGGGTTCGCTTGCGTCAGCTGTGCGTGGGCCAAGCCTGGCAAGCCGCATCACCTGGAATTCTGCGAGAACGGCGCGAAGGCCACGGCGTGGGAACTGACTTCCCTCAAGACCAGCCCGGCGTTCTTCGCCCGTCACTCCGTTACCGAACTGCTGCAATGGCCCGACTACGACCTTGAGCAACATGGCCGTCTGACTCATCCATTGCGCTATGACCCGCAAACCGATCATTACCGGGAAACCAGCTGGGAAGAAGCCTACCGCGAGATCGGCGCCCAGTTGCGCGCAATCGAACCGGACAGCGTGGCGTTTTATGCATCAGGTCGCGCCTCGCTGGAGGCGTCGTTCATGTACCAGCTGTTTGCCCGGGCCTACGGCACCAACAATCTGCCGGACAGTTCGAACATGTGCCACGAAAGCACCTCGGTGGGCTTGCAGGAAAGCATCGGCGTACCCGTCGGCACCGTGACGCTTGATGATTTCGAGCACACCGATTGCATCTTTTTCTTCGGCCAGAACGTCGGCAGCAACAGCCCGCGCATGCTGCATCCGTTGCAGGAAGCACGCAAACGCAATGTGCCGATCATCACCTTCAACCCCATCCGCGAGCGCGGGCTGGAACGCTTCGTCAATCCGCAATCACCCAAGGAAATGCTCGGCCCGGACTCCACCGTGGTCAGCACTCAGTACCATCAGGTGGCAATCGGTGGCGACCTGGCGGCGGTAACCGGCATTGCCAAGGCGCTGTTCGAAATGGACATGGCGGCGCTGGTCAAAGGTGAACCGGCGATCATCGATCTGGCGTTCATCGCCGAACATACTCAGGGCTTCGCCAGTTTTGTCGCCATGGCTCGCGCCTGCGCCTGGGAAACCCTGGAGCAGCGGTCCGGCCTGAGCCGTAGCGCCATGGAAGCCGCCGCGACGGTTTACGCCCGCAGCGAACGGGTGATGATCATCTACGGCATGGGCATGACCCAACACCGCCATGGCGTTGAGAACGTGCAGATGCTGGTCAATCTGTTGCTGCTGCGCGGCAATATCGGCAAGCCCGGTGCGGGAATTTGCCCGGTGCGCGGCCATTCCAATGTGCAAGGGCAGCGCACCGTGGGCATCACCGAAGATCCGGCGAAAGTCCCGGTGGATAAGATCGAAGCGTCGTTCGGTTTTCATGTCCCCAGCAAGAAAGGCCGTGCAACGGTGGAGACCTGCGAAGGCATTCTCGACGGCAGCATGCAGGGTTTCATCGGCCTGGGTGGCAACTTCCTGCGGGCGATCCCGGATACGTCGCGCATGGAACCCGCCTGGAAAAACCTGCAAGTGAGCGTGCAGATTGCGACCAAGCTCAATCGCACGCATCTGGTTACGGCAAAAAATACCTGGCTGCTGCCGTGTCTGGGTCGTATTGAAATCGACCGGCAAAACGGTCGCGAACAAAGCTACAGCACCGAAGACAGCACCGGTTACATCCACGGCTGGAAAGGCCAGAGCGAGCCGGTCAGCGAGCATTTGCGCGCGGAAGTGGCGATTATCGCCGGGCTGGCGGAGATAACCCTGTCGGGCATTGAGCGCATCGATTGGGATGCCTGGCGCAGCGATTATTCGAAGATCCGCGAGGCCATTGGCCAGGTTTATCCGGAAATTTTCCATGATATGGAAACCCGCATGTGGCAACCCGGCGGCTTTCATCGCCCATTGCCTGCGGCGCATCGGCAATGGAGAACCGAAAGTGAGCGTGCGCAGTTCATCACGCCGACGATGCTCAGCGAAGACGACGATGTGGAGCTTGCGCCAGAGCGACGCGAGGTTTTGCAATTGATGACGATCCGCAGCAATGACCAATTCAACACCACGATCTACGGCTATGACGATCGCTTTCGCGGGGTCAGCGGGACGCGCACGGTGATTTTCATGAACCGTAACGACATTGTCCGCCTGGGTTTCGCCCCCGGTGGCTGGGTGTTGTTGACCACGGCGGTCGAGCCGGAAACCAAACGGCAAGTCGGGCCGATGCAGATCATTGCCTACGATATTCCCGAAGGTTGCAGCGCGGCGTACTACCCGGAATGTAATCCGCTGGTGCCGCTCTGGCATTACGCCGAGCGCAGCAAAGTGCCGGCCGCCAAATCGATCCCGATCACCCTGAGCCACGCCGTACCCGGCCCGCGCGAACAGCAGCAGGCCGTGCCGGAGGCGGATCAGGTGGTTTGA
- a CDS encoding mechanosensitive ion channel family protein — translation MNSVLPNLKSFIVLCVLLCAGNFNLQAADAPAAAAPAPAADSAAPTEEAPVAPEILVQGGLLGAISSSIDEVQDKLALDGHLLDSWRLRADRAANELDKLVSKPSSRSQWGVAGDFLMLSVVWIGAFAILTTLGSFLAIRLNRRPFLAVRQRSQALLGYVLPYTLPAVVCLPLTLYVSHFLDASVGRALALCFAYSTSSGIVSTSVLLCVIVMFDFGHKRAAVRMIRRYSPRPLFVVGFMAALSDALTSPQIARQFGNNVTTSVAVFTGLIASVVFCILVIKIRRPIAHLIRNRSLHSRLKQPALQESLKVFSNLWYLPILLMILVSAVNLIGAGEDSQKALRCALFTTVLLIATVFLSTVFQHLFKPAAAPERSGHVYKERLLSLLHAMARIVLAVSFIEILGRIWGFSLFEFAQRNTLGRVISDSLSSIGLILLVTWLLWVVLDTAIQEALKTPINHRSSRQPSTRIKTILPLLRNAIKIVLVVICAITTMANLGINVAPLLAGAGVVGLAIGFGSQQLVQDVITGLFIIIEDTFSVGDWVVLSTGHSGTVESLTIRTVRLRDGKGFVHSVPFGQIKAVTNQSRQFAYAFFSVQFTYDSDIDSALALIRETGQLISDDILLKGNLQGPLEVFGVDRMDLNGVVLTAQFRTVSGGQYGVGRAFNERLKKLVDKASDVRFAQTYPQTVISPIPGAPPALAIDGEGQPAPAKPNAVNRDGSESPAV, via the coding sequence GTGAACAGCGTTTTGCCGAATCTCAAGTCCTTCATCGTGCTCTGCGTTCTTTTATGCGCTGGCAACTTCAATCTTCAAGCTGCCGACGCACCTGCCGCAGCCGCTCCCGCACCTGCCGCAGACTCGGCGGCACCCACCGAAGAAGCGCCCGTCGCGCCTGAAATCCTGGTTCAGGGCGGTTTGCTCGGCGCCATCAGTTCAAGCATCGACGAGGTGCAGGACAAACTCGCACTTGACGGCCACCTGCTCGACTCCTGGCGACTGCGCGCCGATCGCGCGGCCAACGAGCTGGACAAGCTGGTCAGCAAACCGAGCTCGCGCTCACAGTGGGGGGTTGCCGGCGACTTCCTGATGCTTTCGGTGGTGTGGATCGGCGCCTTTGCGATCCTCACCACGCTGGGCAGTTTCCTCGCGATTCGTCTCAATCGGCGGCCATTCCTCGCGGTTCGCCAGCGCAGCCAGGCCTTGCTGGGGTACGTCTTGCCCTACACGCTGCCCGCCGTTGTCTGTCTACCTTTGACGCTGTATGTCAGCCATTTTCTGGACGCTTCTGTCGGCCGCGCCCTTGCGCTTTGCTTCGCGTATTCGACCAGCAGCGGCATTGTTTCGACCTCGGTGCTGCTGTGCGTGATCGTCATGTTCGATTTCGGCCACAAACGTGCGGCGGTACGCATGATCCGGCGCTACAGCCCACGCCCTTTGTTTGTCGTCGGTTTCATGGCCGCCTTGAGCGATGCGCTGACCAGCCCGCAGATCGCCCGCCAGTTCGGCAACAACGTCACCACCAGCGTCGCGGTATTTACCGGGCTGATCGCTTCGGTGGTGTTCTGCATTCTGGTGATCAAGATCCGACGCCCGATTGCGCACCTGATCCGCAACCGTTCCCTGCACAGCCGCCTGAAGCAGCCAGCGTTGCAGGAATCGCTCAAGGTGTTTTCCAACCTGTGGTATTTACCGATCCTGCTGATGATTCTGGTGTCGGCGGTGAACCTGATCGGCGCTGGCGAAGACAGCCAGAAAGCCCTGCGCTGTGCGTTGTTCACTACCGTGTTGCTGATTGCCACGGTGTTCCTCAGTACCGTTTTCCAGCACCTGTTCAAACCGGCAGCGGCGCCGGAGCGCAGCGGGCATGTCTATAAAGAGCGTCTGCTCAGCCTGCTGCATGCCATGGCGCGTATCGTACTCGCCGTCAGCTTTATCGAAATACTCGGGCGCATCTGGGGTTTTTCCCTGTTTGAGTTTGCGCAGCGCAATACCCTGGGCCGGGTTATCAGTGATTCGCTAAGCAGCATCGGTTTGATTCTGTTGGTCACCTGGCTGCTGTGGGTGGTGCTGGACACGGCGATTCAGGAAGCGCTGAAAACCCCGATCAATCATCGTTCGTCACGGCAGCCAAGTACGCGCATCAAAACCATTCTGCCGCTGCTGCGCAATGCGATAAAAATCGTCCTGGTGGTGATTTGCGCGATCACCACCATGGCCAATCTGGGCATCAACGTCGCGCCATTGCTGGCGGGTGCCGGGGTCGTCGGTCTGGCCATCGGTTTTGGTTCCCAGCAGTTGGTGCAGGACGTGATCACCGGGTTGTTCATCATCATTGAAGACACTTTTTCCGTCGGTGATTGGGTGGTGCTGTCCACCGGGCATTCCGGCACTGTTGAAAGCCTGACCATTCGCACCGTGCGTCTGCGTGATGGCAAAGGATTCGTGCATTCGGTGCCGTTCGGCCAGATCAAAGCCGTCACCAACCAGTCGCGGCAGTTCGCCTATGCGTTTTTCTCGGTGCAGTTCACTTACGACAGCGACATCGACAGCGCGCTGGCATTGATTCGCGAAACCGGGCAGTTGATCAGTGATGACATTTTGCTCAAAGGCAATCTGCAAGGTCCGCTGGAAGTGTTCGGCGTCGACCGCATGGACCTCAACGGCGTGGTATTGACCGCGCAATTCCGTACGGTTTCCGGCGGGCAATACGGCGTCGGCCGGGCTTTCAACGAGCGCTTGAAAAAGCTTGTGGATAAAGCCAGCGACGTCCGCTTTGCGCAGACTTATCCACAGACGGTGATCAGCCCGATTCCTGGAGCTCCACCGGCGCTGGCGATCGACGGCGAAGGCCAGCCCGCGCCAGCCAAGCCTAATGCGGTGAACCGGGATGGGTCGGAGAGTCCGGCGGTGTAG
- a CDS encoding 2-hydroxyacid dehydrogenase encodes MKPEILQLSPILIPEINARLNELYTVRPYFQQTDKAAYLREHGANIRGVVTGGHTGITRAVMEQLPAVKVIAVNGVGTDAVDLAYARDRGIHVTATIGALTEDVADLAIGLLISACRGLCTADRYVRSGAWPQSPTPLAPIPLARQFSGMKIGIVGLGRVGRAVATRAAAFGCPISYTDLKAMDDVPYTFVADLIELARHSDALIVAAAADKAKGIINAQVLAALGAEGYLINVARGSLVNEPDLLAALKTGSIAGAGLDVFVDEPNVPSELFELESVVLQPHRASATVQTRTRMGEMVLASLAQGLAGEKPSAAVL; translated from the coding sequence ATGAAACCTGAAATCCTGCAACTGAGCCCGATCCTGATCCCCGAGATCAACGCGCGGCTCAACGAGCTGTACACCGTTCGCCCGTACTTCCAGCAAACCGACAAGGCCGCTTACCTGCGTGAACACGGCGCCAACATTCGAGGCGTAGTGACTGGCGGCCACACTGGCATTACCCGGGCAGTGATGGAGCAATTGCCGGCCGTGAAAGTCATCGCCGTCAATGGCGTCGGCACTGACGCAGTGGACCTGGCCTACGCACGCGACCGTGGTATTCATGTCACCGCGACCATTGGCGCGCTGACCGAGGACGTGGCTGACCTGGCCATCGGCCTGTTGATCTCAGCCTGCCGTGGCCTGTGCACCGCCGACCGTTACGTGCGCAGTGGCGCCTGGCCGCAAAGCCCGACGCCATTGGCGCCCATCCCGTTGGCCCGCCAGTTCAGCGGCATGAAGATCGGGATCGTCGGTCTGGGTCGCGTCGGTCGCGCCGTTGCCACCCGTGCGGCGGCCTTCGGTTGCCCGATCAGCTACACCGATCTGAAGGCGATGGACGACGTGCCTTACACCTTCGTCGCCGACCTGATCGAACTGGCTCGGCACAGCGACGCGTTGATCGTCGCGGCCGCAGCCGACAAGGCCAAGGGCATTATCAACGCGCAAGTGCTGGCAGCGCTGGGTGCCGAGGGGTATCTGATCAACGTGGCGCGCGGCAGCCTGGTCAATGAGCCGGATCTGCTCGCGGCGCTCAAGACGGGCTCGATTGCCGGTGCGGGCCTGGACGTTTTCGTCGATGAACCCAATGTGCCCAGTGAGCTGTTCGAACTGGAATCCGTCGTGCTCCAGCCCCACCGCGCCAGCGCAACCGTGCAGACCCGCACGCGGATGGGCGAAATGGTCCTGGCCAGCCTTGCTCAAGGATTGGCGGGAGAAAAACCGAGCGCTGCTGTTCTTTGA
- a CDS encoding TetR family transcriptional regulator — MNTPTTTTVQDKILQTAEQLIYQNGIHAMGMDLLVRTSGVARKSIYRYYATKDEVALHALSARDIRWMAWFRSETDKAATPEARILNMFAVLKGWFESEGFRGCAFINTAGEIGDPADPVRQLAKAHKQKLFDYVLELCQPLAVEQPEVLAKQLLILIDGAITLARVMADHRAADSARDMAGLLLKSARINDSPAATPSTLIV; from the coding sequence ATGAACACACCAACGACTACGACCGTGCAGGACAAAATCCTGCAAACCGCCGAGCAACTCATCTACCAGAACGGGATTCATGCCATGGGCATGGATTTGCTGGTACGCACGTCGGGGGTCGCCCGCAAAAGCATTTATCGCTACTACGCCACCAAGGATGAAGTCGCGCTGCATGCATTGAGTGCGCGGGATATCCGCTGGATGGCCTGGTTTCGCAGCGAGACCGACAAGGCGGCGACGCCCGAGGCGCGCATTCTGAATATGTTCGCAGTGCTTAAGGGCTGGTTTGAGTCGGAAGGTTTTCGCGGCTGCGCGTTTATCAATACCGCAGGTGAAATCGGCGACCCTGCCGACCCGGTCCGCCAACTGGCCAAGGCCCACAAGCAGAAGCTTTTCGATTACGTCCTGGAGTTGTGTCAACCGTTGGCAGTCGAGCAACCTGAAGTGCTGGCTAAACAGCTGCTGATCCTCATCGACGGCGCCATCACGCTGGCGCGGGTCATGGCCGATCACCGCGCGGCGGACAGCGCGCGAGATATGGCCGGGTTACTGCTCAAATCTGCCCGGATCAATGATTCCCCCGCCGCAACGCCATCCACTCTCATCGTCTAG
- a CDS encoding MFS transporter: protein MSSSPDIQAIDARVAAPAAAPVRLPSRRRWFMLSLLLIATIINYVDRVNISIAAPFMAKDLGLDKVEMGLIFSAFAWTYAFALVPAGFIADRFGSRITYGVSLISWSAVTVCQGMAGGFASLFGLRLAIGAMEAPAFPANSRAVTVWFPARERGLASSIYVCGQYLGTALFTGLLLWLATTYDWRHVFYSTGIAGIIFGIAWLFLYRDPLFCKKVSKEELQYIEDGGGLVKASKDKNKFKWGQIAELLKYRQIWAICIGKFASTSALYFFLTWFPTYLIEERHLTMVKVGIFAVLPFIGATVGVLLAGAIADWMIRRGYSLSFSRKLPLVVGSALGMSIMLVNFTDSNEVCIALLTIAFFAQGIASSSWAAVSEIAPKELIGLTGGVTSLAANIGGIVTPIVIGQILQATGSFAYAFWFIGGVALIGTLSYSLLLGKIYRIELKTR, encoded by the coding sequence ATGTCGAGCTCCCCTGATATCCAGGCGATCGACGCCCGTGTCGCCGCACCCGCTGCCGCACCGGTCCGTCTGCCTTCACGCCGTCGCTGGTTCATGCTTTCGCTGTTGTTGATTGCCACAATCATCAACTATGTGGACCGGGTCAACATCTCTATCGCCGCACCGTTCATGGCCAAGGATCTTGGCCTGGATAAAGTCGAAATGGGCCTTATCTTTTCCGCCTTTGCCTGGACTTACGCGTTTGCCCTGGTGCCGGCAGGCTTCATCGCTGACAGATTCGGCTCTCGGATTACTTACGGAGTTTCGCTGATCTCGTGGTCCGCCGTCACGGTGTGCCAGGGCATGGCGGGCGGGTTCGCCTCGCTGTTCGGCCTGCGTCTGGCAATCGGTGCCATGGAAGCGCCGGCCTTCCCCGCCAACAGTCGCGCCGTTACCGTCTGGTTTCCTGCCAGGGAGCGTGGCCTGGCCAGCAGTATCTATGTCTGCGGCCAGTATCTGGGCACGGCGCTTTTCACTGGCCTGCTGCTCTGGCTGGCGACCACTTATGACTGGCGCCACGTGTTCTACAGCACCGGCATCGCGGGCATCATCTTCGGTATCGCCTGGCTGTTTCTGTATCGCGACCCGCTGTTCTGCAAGAAGGTCAGCAAGGAAGAACTGCAATACATCGAGGACGGTGGCGGTCTGGTGAAAGCCAGCAAGGACAAAAACAAATTCAAGTGGGGGCAAATCGCCGAGCTGTTGAAGTACCGCCAGATCTGGGCGATCTGTATCGGCAAGTTTGCCAGCACTTCGGCACTGTACTTTTTCCTGACCTGGTTCCCGACTTACCTGATTGAAGAGCGTCATTTGACCATGGTCAAAGTGGGGATCTTCGCCGTGCTGCCCTTCATCGGCGCCACCGTTGGCGTACTGCTGGCCGGAGCGATTGCCGACTGGATGATCCGCCGCGGCTATTCCCTGTCGTTCTCCCGCAAGTTGCCGCTGGTGGTGGGCTCGGCGCTGGGCATGTCGATCATGTTGGTCAACTTCACCGACTCCAACGAAGTGTGTATTGCCCTGCTGACCATCGCCTTCTTCGCCCAAGGCATCGCTTCGTCTTCGTGGGCGGCGGTGTCGGAAATTGCGCCCAAGGAACTGATTGGCCTGACCGGCGGCGTTACCAGTCTGGCGGCCAACATTGGCGGGATCGTCACACCGATTGTCATCGGCCAGATCCTGCAGGCCACAGGGTCGTTCGCCTACGCGTTCTGGTTCATCGGCGGTGTTGCGCTGATTGGCACGCTCTCGTACTCGTTGTTGCTGGGCAAGATCTACCGCATTGAATTGAAGACCCGCTAA
- a CDS encoding nuclear transport factor 2 family protein: MSANTEIRPPLPPFSLESAIQKVRLAEDGWNSRDPEKVALAYTLDTRWRNRTEFATNRDEAKGFLTRKWAKELDYRLIKELWAFTDNRIAVRYAYEWHDDSGNWFRSYGNENWEFAENGLMANRFACINDMPIKESERKFHWPLGRRPDDHPGLSELGL, from the coding sequence ATGTCAGCAAACACCGAAATACGCCCTCCTCTGCCGCCCTTTTCCCTTGAGTCGGCCATCCAGAAAGTCCGTCTTGCTGAAGATGGCTGGAACAGCCGCGACCCCGAGAAAGTAGCGCTGGCTTATACCCTGGATACCCGCTGGCGCAATCGCACGGAGTTCGCGACCAATCGCGACGAAGCCAAGGGCTTTCTCACACGCAAATGGGCCAAAGAGCTGGATTATCGGCTGATCAAAGAGCTCTGGGCGTTCACCGATAACCGCATCGCCGTGCGTTACGCCTACGAATGGCACGACGATTCGGGTAACTGGTTTCGCTCATACGGCAATGAAAACTGGGAGTTCGCCGAGAACGGTTTGATGGCCAACCGCTTTGCCTGCATCAACGACATGCCGATCAAGGAATCGGAGCGCAAATTCCATTGGCCGCTGGGCAGACGCCCGGATGATCATCCAGGGCTTTCAGAGTTGGGGTTGTAA